Proteins from one Corynebacterium epidermidicanis genomic window:
- the bcp gene encoding thioredoxin-dependent thiol peroxidase produces MSEQIRLEVGDSAPAFALTDDAGNTVRLADFAGERVVVFFYPRANTPGCTKEACDFRDSLAPLNDIGIKVVGISPDQPEKLAKFRADHDLNFPLISDPSKETLKAYGAFGEKKNYGKIVEGVIRSTFLVEADGTIGLALYNVRATGHVARVLRELGVAS; encoded by the coding sequence ATGTCTGAACAAATTCGCCTTGAAGTTGGCGACTCCGCCCCTGCTTTCGCGCTGACCGATGATGCGGGCAACACAGTTCGGCTCGCGGACTTTGCAGGTGAGCGCGTCGTCGTGTTCTTCTACCCACGCGCTAACACCCCTGGGTGCACGAAAGAGGCCTGTGACTTCCGTGATTCGTTAGCGCCGCTTAACGACATCGGAATCAAAGTGGTGGGCATCTCCCCGGATCAGCCGGAGAAACTCGCCAAGTTCCGTGCCGACCACGACCTCAATTTCCCGCTGATTTCGGACCCCTCAAAAGAAACACTCAAGGCCTACGGCGCATTTGGCGAGAAGAAGAATTACGGCAAAATCGTCGAAGGTGTCATCCGATCCACCTTCCTCGTGGAGGCCGACGGCACCATCGGGCTGGCGCTTTACAACGTCCGGGCCACCGGCCACGTCGCCCGCGTCCTGCGTGAGTTGGGCGTAGCCAGCTAG
- a CDS encoding ATP-binding protein, whose product MPNKNPFKASSGTTPPLLVGRDDYIEDFTYALDNGPGTHERTTLITGTRGIGKTVLLNHFGDKARERGWFLFEETATPGFVNRLRDQVYQQIRTLGEGSRKTLKALNLNIATLGGVGATFDTLPDHLPNYTLRMALQDLLNFQKQQATHIRQEPSGILITVDELHYNVLAETRDFGAVLQHLTRDNENIAVAVAGIPSSVKPILASKEGENPVTFLRRTNRVELDKVSTDEVRRGLVIPLDATDKSWDTVALKMAIDACGGYPFMIQLVGDWCFRYSETNTITPDVAQKGIAKAQRKLGQLVHEPALNDLSDIDRTYLLHMAQNEGESSTSEIAAKLKKTVQYANTYRTRLLEAQLIHQTRQGYVDFELPYLREYLREHEASMILDYI is encoded by the coding sequence ATGCCAAACAAAAACCCATTCAAAGCAAGCTCCGGAACCACCCCACCACTTCTTGTCGGCAGGGACGACTATATTGAGGACTTCACATATGCGCTGGACAACGGTCCGGGGACACATGAGCGAACTACCCTCATTACGGGTACACGAGGAATTGGAAAGACCGTATTGCTCAATCATTTTGGAGACAAAGCGCGGGAGCGCGGGTGGTTCCTGTTCGAGGAAACAGCCACACCCGGCTTTGTAAATCGCCTACGCGACCAGGTTTACCAACAGATACGAACACTAGGAGAAGGTTCTCGCAAGACCTTAAAAGCGCTTAACCTCAACATAGCGACACTTGGGGGCGTGGGTGCAACCTTTGACACACTTCCAGATCACCTGCCAAATTACACACTGCGAATGGCGCTACAAGACCTACTCAACTTTCAGAAACAGCAGGCCACGCACATTCGACAAGAACCCAGCGGCATTCTCATTACCGTCGATGAGCTCCACTACAACGTACTGGCAGAGACTCGTGACTTCGGAGCCGTCCTACAACATCTAACCCGCGACAATGAAAATATCGCTGTCGCGGTTGCAGGCATCCCTTCCTCAGTAAAACCCATTCTGGCGAGTAAAGAGGGTGAGAACCCGGTTACTTTTCTTCGGCGCACCAATAGAGTCGAACTCGATAAGGTATCTACAGACGAGGTGCGGCGCGGCTTAGTTATACCTTTAGACGCCACTGATAAAAGCTGGGACACTGTCGCATTAAAAATGGCGATAGACGCGTGTGGCGGGTATCCTTTCATGATCCAGCTAGTGGGCGACTGGTGTTTCCGATACTCAGAAACCAACACCATCACACCTGACGTGGCTCAAAAAGGCATCGCAAAGGCACAACGAAAGCTAGGGCAGCTTGTACACGAGCCTGCACTCAACGACCTCTCGGACATTGACCGTACATACCTGCTTCACATGGCACAGAATGAGGGAGAATCCTCAACTTCGGAAATCGCCGCGAAGCTAAAGAAAACAGTCCAATATGCAAATACCTACCGCACCCGCCTGCTTGAAGCTCAGCTAATTCATCAGACTCGCCAGGGCTATGTAGACTTTGAGCTCCCATATCTCCGTGAATACCTCAGGGAACATGAAGCAAGTATGATACTCGATTACATATAA
- a CDS encoding TetR/AcrR family transcriptional regulator, with protein MSEILVPRRRPAQQRSRERYNRILATARTVLVDVGFESFTFDEVAKRAEVPIGTLYQFFANKYVLICELDREDTVAIVAELHNFSKRVPALQWPDFLEEFIDHLASLWREDPSRRAVWHAVQSTPATRATAAATEKEMLEIIAEVMTPLAPGAPLEMRLGLAGILVHTVTSLLNYGVRDGEIDEFAFTATVAEIKRMLVAYLFAVATV; from the coding sequence ATGTCCGAAATCCTCGTCCCCCGGCGCCGGCCCGCGCAGCAGCGCAGTCGCGAGCGATACAACCGCATCCTCGCCACTGCGCGCACTGTGCTTGTCGACGTCGGTTTCGAATCATTCACCTTTGACGAGGTCGCGAAGCGCGCTGAGGTGCCGATCGGCACGTTGTATCAATTCTTCGCCAACAAGTATGTGCTCATCTGCGAGCTGGACCGGGAAGACACGGTCGCCATTGTGGCGGAGCTGCACAACTTCTCCAAACGGGTCCCCGCCCTGCAATGGCCGGACTTCCTCGAGGAATTTATCGATCACCTCGCCTCACTGTGGCGAGAAGACCCGTCGCGACGCGCTGTGTGGCACGCAGTGCAGTCCACCCCAGCTACCCGCGCCACGGCGGCCGCCACGGAAAAGGAAATGTTGGAAATCATCGCGGAGGTCATGACTCCGCTTGCTCCGGGCGCCCCGCTAGAGATGCGCCTCGGGTTGGCCGGGATCCTCGTTCACACGGTCACTTCCCTGCTCAACTACGGAGTGCGGGACGGCGAGATCGACGAGTTTGCGTTCACCGCGACCGTCGCGGAAATTAAACGCATGCTCGTGGCTTACCTCTTTGCCGTGGCTACGGTGTAG
- a CDS encoding DUF3618 domain-containing protein yields MARNIDDIQREIERTRRQLASTLDQLAERSRPQALVGDAKREATVKLQEPKVQAILGGVAAAVVGLVALSVVRSRKKANDLKEIQRMLAERR; encoded by the coding sequence ATGGCACGCAACATTGATGACATTCAGCGCGAAATCGAGCGCACTCGCCGTCAGCTAGCTAGCACCCTCGATCAGCTGGCCGAGCGTAGCCGTCCACAGGCACTCGTCGGCGATGCAAAGCGCGAAGCGACCGTGAAGCTACAAGAGCCAAAGGTGCAAGCCATTCTCGGTGGCGTGGCAGCAGCAGTCGTCGGATTGGTTGCGCTTTCCGTGGTGCGGTCTCGCAAGAAGGCTAATGACCTGAAAGAGATCCAGCGGATGCTCGCTGAGCGTCGCTAA
- a CDS encoding DUF6882 domain-containing protein has product MPDPDPLLSQISDTAHETCLFNRVRRELLKSWFEDRIGTDISAKFKPRRSHIVFRGSRGKLKVAAHALALIDANRHTLTWAWALEKPLGNVEPSFAHALRAAGVQRGLQAFDAPILDVSGADLSRIGTEVCFAAISLLGREYLAYEVPIGPDGSIGLFILEFDDEEPPMPTSEEISARLDQVLGDSFDPLASLEGLVDTEPGWRLAELNATQHILRDPMGNEHIVEGLRHCAMA; this is encoded by the coding sequence ATGCCTGACCCTGACCCCCTGTTATCCCAAATTTCGGACACCGCGCACGAAACCTGCCTGTTCAATCGCGTCCGTCGCGAGCTGCTCAAGAGCTGGTTTGAAGATCGCATTGGTACTGACATCTCCGCCAAGTTCAAGCCTCGGCGCAGCCACATTGTGTTCCGAGGGTCACGAGGCAAGCTCAAGGTTGCGGCCCATGCTCTGGCGCTTATCGACGCCAATCGTCACACCCTCACGTGGGCCTGGGCCCTTGAAAAACCGCTGGGGAATGTGGAACCATCTTTCGCACACGCCCTCCGCGCTGCCGGCGTGCAACGCGGGTTGCAGGCTTTCGATGCGCCGATCTTGGATGTTTCCGGTGCAGATCTTTCGCGCATCGGCACCGAGGTGTGCTTCGCTGCAATCAGTTTGCTGGGTCGGGAATACCTGGCCTATGAGGTGCCGATTGGCCCGGACGGCTCCATCGGGCTCTTCATCTTGGAATTCGACGATGAAGAACCGCCAATGCCGACGAGTGAAGAGATTTCCGCGCGCCTTGACCAGGTGCTCGGCGATTCTTTCGACCCACTCGCATCACTCGAGGGGCTTGTTGACACCGAACCAGGGTGGCGACTCGCCGAACTGAACGCCACCCAGCACATTCTCCGCGATCCGATGGGCAATGAACACATCGTGGAGGGCCTGCGCCACTGCGCGATGGCTTAA
- a CDS encoding isochorismatase family protein, with the protein MNRALIIVDVQNDFCPAGALATREGSTVAKKIVAYLEDTKPNYAKVVTTQDWHINPGDHFSSEPDFKDSWPPHCVAGTDGAKLHPAFQNFTPDAQFRKGQNSAAYSGFEGVEATTGQPLLEYLTDNAITAVDIVGIATDHCVKATATDALKNGFTVRVLSEFCAAVDESAGEKTLAELDKAGASIIRHADDCDPWN; encoded by the coding sequence ATGAACCGAGCACTCATTATTGTCGATGTCCAAAATGATTTCTGTCCCGCCGGAGCGCTGGCCACTCGCGAGGGCAGCACGGTAGCAAAGAAAATCGTTGCCTATCTAGAAGACACCAAGCCTAACTACGCGAAAGTAGTCACCACCCAGGATTGGCACATAAATCCAGGTGACCATTTTTCCTCGGAGCCCGACTTCAAAGACTCCTGGCCCCCGCACTGCGTTGCTGGAACTGACGGAGCGAAGCTGCACCCCGCATTCCAAAACTTCACCCCCGATGCCCAATTCCGCAAAGGACAGAATTCAGCGGCCTATTCGGGCTTTGAAGGGGTTGAGGCTACCACTGGCCAGCCATTGCTGGAATATCTCACGGACAACGCCATCACCGCAGTGGATATCGTCGGCATAGCCACAGACCATTGCGTTAAGGCCACTGCCACCGACGCCCTCAAGAATGGCTTCACTGTGCGGGTTCTCTCCGAGTTTTGTGCGGCGGTTGATGAGTCGGCGGGTGAGAAGACTCTCGCCGAACTGGATAAGGCCGGTGCGTCGATCATCCGCCATGCCGACGACTGCGATCCGTGGAATTAG
- a CDS encoding L,D-transpeptidase, whose protein sequence is MKRSVVALVGVISASALLVSCTIDRPQPNKEVVQVEQQAETQPAEKLAPAISVADGAKDINPGQAVTVKALEDGLAKVTMTNENGKVVEGKLAADGKSWQTAEVLGFYRTYTVVAEGTNGMSTTHTFQTASPAGTTAVALGPLADSTVGVAQTISMRFGVPITDRKAAQDAIKVTVSPPQEGGFYWLNDYELRWRPKEYWKPGTTVSVKADIYGANLGGGVFGGEDNATNFTVAGGYRALADDATKTMTIYDGDTVVKTMPISMGSNRWPTPNGTYIIGDKHTEMVMDSESFGLSLANGGYKTKVQYATQMSYSGIFVHSAPWSVWAQGSQNTSHGCINVSPENAQWFLENFKRGDIVEVQGTIGGQLSGYDGLGDWQIPWSEWGKGNA, encoded by the coding sequence ATGAAAAGGTCGGTTGTGGCGCTCGTTGGCGTAATCAGTGCGTCGGCGTTGTTGGTGAGCTGCACCATTGATCGTCCGCAACCGAACAAAGAAGTCGTTCAGGTCGAGCAGCAGGCTGAAACACAGCCTGCAGAAAAGCTAGCCCCAGCCATCTCAGTTGCGGATGGAGCCAAAGACATTAACCCTGGCCAGGCTGTCACTGTGAAGGCGTTGGAGGATGGCCTGGCGAAGGTCACTATGACCAACGAAAACGGCAAGGTCGTTGAGGGGAAGCTCGCTGCTGACGGCAAGTCCTGGCAGACGGCCGAAGTGCTGGGCTTCTACCGCACCTACACGGTCGTGGCCGAGGGGACCAACGGGATGAGCACCACGCACACCTTCCAAACAGCTTCGCCTGCTGGTACGACGGCAGTTGCTCTGGGGCCACTGGCCGACTCGACCGTTGGTGTCGCTCAAACCATTAGCATGCGTTTCGGCGTACCGATCACGGATCGCAAAGCGGCGCAGGATGCGATCAAAGTCACGGTTTCCCCGCCGCAGGAGGGCGGTTTCTACTGGCTCAACGATTACGAGCTGCGCTGGCGCCCCAAAGAGTACTGGAAACCAGGTACGACGGTTAGCGTCAAGGCTGATATTTACGGAGCAAACCTCGGTGGCGGGGTATTTGGTGGCGAGGACAACGCCACTAACTTCACCGTGGCCGGTGGCTACCGTGCACTTGCCGACGACGCGACCAAAACGATGACGATCTACGACGGAGACACGGTTGTGAAAACCATGCCGATCTCGATGGGTTCAAATAGGTGGCCAACGCCAAACGGAACCTACATTATCGGCGACAAGCACACCGAAATGGTCATGGACTCGGAGTCGTTTGGTCTCTCGCTCGCAAACGGCGGATACAAGACGAAGGTCCAATACGCCACCCAGATGAGCTACTCGGGCATTTTCGTCCACTCGGCCCCATGGTCAGTGTGGGCACAAGGCAGCCAAAACACCTCCCACGGCTGCATCAACGTATCTCCCGAGAATGCGCAGTGGTTCCTCGAAAACTTCAAACGCGGTGACATCGTCGAAGTTCAGGGCACGATTGGTGGCCAGCTTTCCGGATACGATGGCCTCGGCGACTGGCAGATCCCATGGTCGGAATGGGGCAAGGGTAACGCCTAA
- a CDS encoding CPBP family intramembrane glutamic endopeptidase — protein MIAFALTVPLFGAIHAPADGLMWVNHLASGAVLALLANRMQSIIGSAVLHGASNVSLIILDSLTSYSSGDTAGVLWGKLLAMATVAVVVLVLVSRGERHAPQTVGMS, from the coding sequence GTGATTGCATTTGCTCTGACGGTGCCCTTGTTTGGCGCGATACATGCGCCCGCTGATGGATTGATGTGGGTGAACCACCTCGCCTCTGGCGCAGTGCTGGCTCTGCTGGCAAATCGGATGCAATCGATCATTGGCAGCGCGGTGCTGCACGGGGCGTCTAATGTGTCACTAATCATCCTGGACTCACTGACCAGCTATTCCTCTGGTGACACTGCCGGCGTGCTGTGGGGCAAGCTTTTGGCGATGGCCACCGTGGCCGTGGTGGTGTTGGTTTTGGTGAGCCGGGGAGAGCGCCACGCGCCTCAGACAGTTGGAATGTCGTAG
- a CDS encoding peptide MFS transporter — MSLSSSAEAPNDQSPNNQAGEHNDQERQFFGHPWGLANLFGVEMWERFSFYGLQGLLLYYLYYQTTEGGLGMDKPLASAIVGAYGGTVYLSAIVGGWVADRILGAEKTLFYSGILIMFGHAALAVVPGYTGMIAGLIAIALGAGCLKTTAGTVLGNLYSKEDPRRDSGFSIFYMGINIGGLIGPLVTGALWKFGNFHLGFGAAAVGMALGLIQYMIGRKHTITPETHAPTNPLPKKYYLPILAGVAAVIAVVWLLFQRQILVPKNLSDYIAIIATCAAIILFTEMMRSPLTEPHEKRRLIGFIPMFLGSVTFFTIFKQQFTVLAVYTDQRLNRFVGGFEITPTWIQSINPVFIIVFAGVFATLWSKMGSKQPSSPMKYALGTLIIGVAPLLFLPFAGGADNSTPFWVIVLVLFVFTMAELHISPVGLSMATKVAPDSFKARAMSLHLLSLSIGTALSGTFAGFYDPTSATAERTYFIALGGSALIIGVILLLLVKPVLKAFGGVR; from the coding sequence ATGTCCCTATCTTCCTCGGCCGAAGCGCCGAACGACCAGTCGCCGAACAACCAAGCGGGCGAGCATAACGATCAAGAACGACAGTTCTTCGGCCACCCTTGGGGTCTCGCCAACCTCTTTGGTGTGGAGATGTGGGAGCGATTTAGCTTCTACGGTCTGCAAGGATTGTTGCTGTACTACCTCTACTACCAAACCACCGAAGGCGGTTTGGGGATGGATAAGCCGTTAGCTTCAGCAATTGTCGGAGCTTACGGTGGCACTGTCTACCTTTCTGCCATTGTTGGTGGTTGGGTCGCTGATCGCATCCTTGGCGCAGAGAAGACGTTGTTCTATTCCGGGATCTTGATCATGTTTGGTCATGCTGCGTTGGCCGTGGTCCCTGGTTACACCGGGATGATCGCCGGACTTATCGCGATCGCGCTGGGCGCCGGCTGTCTGAAAACCACGGCCGGCACTGTGTTGGGCAACTTGTACAGCAAGGAAGATCCGCGTCGCGATTCAGGCTTTTCGATTTTCTACATGGGTATTAACATCGGTGGGTTAATCGGCCCGTTGGTGACGGGTGCGTTGTGGAAGTTCGGCAATTTCCATCTCGGTTTCGGAGCTGCGGCCGTCGGCATGGCGCTGGGCTTGATCCAGTACATGATTGGCCGCAAGCACACGATCACTCCGGAGACGCACGCTCCCACGAACCCGCTGCCCAAGAAGTACTACTTGCCGATTCTCGCCGGTGTTGCGGCCGTGATTGCTGTGGTGTGGTTGTTGTTCCAGAGACAAATTTTGGTGCCGAAGAATCTCTCCGATTACATTGCGATCATCGCGACGTGTGCCGCCATCATCCTGTTCACCGAAATGATGCGTTCGCCGTTGACTGAGCCGCATGAGAAGCGACGTCTCATCGGCTTTATCCCCATGTTCTTGGGTTCGGTGACGTTCTTCACCATTTTCAAGCAGCAGTTCACGGTGTTGGCGGTCTACACCGACCAGCGACTGAATCGTTTCGTTGGCGGTTTCGAGATCACTCCGACGTGGATCCAATCGATCAACCCGGTGTTCATCATCGTTTTCGCGGGGGTCTTCGCCACGCTATGGTCCAAGATGGGGTCGAAGCAGCCGTCGTCGCCAATGAAGTATGCGCTGGGCACCCTGATCATCGGTGTAGCTCCGCTGCTATTCCTCCCGTTCGCTGGTGGTGCCGACAATTCCACGCCATTTTGGGTGATCGTACTGGTGCTGTTCGTCTTCACGATGGCCGAACTACACATCTCCCCCGTCGGCTTATCCATGGCCACCAAGGTTGCCCCTGATTCTTTCAAGGCGCGCGCGATGTCGCTGCACCTGCTGTCGCTGTCGATCGGCACCGCACTCTCGGGCACGTTCGCAGGATTCTACGACCCGACGTCGGCAACCGCAGAGCGCACCTACTTCATCGCACTAGGCGGCTCTGCGCTGATCATCGGCGTGATTCTTCTCTTGCTGGTCAAGCCAGTGCTGAAGGCGTTCGGCGGGGTCCGCTAG
- the acpS gene encoding holo-ACP synthase AcpS has protein sequence MFVGIDVVHVSAFSDQLEIPGSRFLEVFHPAELRRASAKPRRAEHLAGLWAAKEAFIKAWSQSRYGQAPLIAADAVVWADIEVVPDAWGRVKLQLHGDLPDNLHPEISISHDGDYATAICLVSPTP, from the coding sequence ATGTTTGTAGGTATCGACGTAGTCCACGTGTCCGCGTTCTCGGACCAGCTTGAGATCCCAGGCAGTCGATTCCTTGAAGTGTTTCACCCTGCAGAACTACGCCGTGCCTCGGCAAAGCCGCGCCGTGCAGAACACCTCGCTGGGCTTTGGGCGGCGAAAGAAGCCTTCATTAAGGCGTGGTCTCAATCTCGTTATGGCCAAGCGCCGCTCATAGCAGCCGACGCCGTTGTGTGGGCGGATATCGAGGTAGTACCCGATGCGTGGGGGCGGGTAAAACTACAACTGCACGGTGATCTCCCCGATAATTTGCATCCGGAAATCTCAATCTCCCACGACGGTGACTACGCCACCGCGATTTGTCTGGTGTCGCCTACACCGTAG
- the orn gene encoding oligoribonuclease has translation MTGLDPKRHVIVEVAALVTDAELNILGDGIDLVIHATEAELAEMDDFVRTMHTDNGLLPEIEASTLSLQDAEDAVLQLIEEHCHPDHPAPLAGNSIATDRTFIRAHMPRLDEALHYRMVDVSSIKELARRWYPRVYFAQPEKGMSHRALADIVESIRELDYYRRAIFVPQPGPTTSSANSAATAASKAYQRFL, from the coding sequence ATGACCGGCCTCGATCCGAAGCGACACGTCATTGTTGAAGTAGCAGCCCTCGTCACCGACGCTGAGCTGAACATCCTCGGCGACGGCATCGACCTCGTCATCCATGCCACGGAGGCAGAACTCGCGGAAATGGACGACTTCGTCCGCACCATGCACACCGACAACGGACTCCTCCCCGAAATCGAAGCCTCCACACTGTCGCTACAGGATGCCGAAGACGCCGTGCTCCAGCTCATCGAGGAACACTGCCACCCCGATCACCCAGCACCACTGGCAGGGAACTCGATCGCCACAGACCGAACCTTCATCCGAGCCCACATGCCCCGCCTCGACGAAGCGCTGCACTACCGCATGGTCGACGTCTCCTCAATCAAGGAACTAGCCCGACGCTGGTACCCGCGGGTGTACTTCGCACAACCGGAAAAGGGCATGTCACACCGAGCCCTCGCCGACATCGTCGAGTCAATCCGCGAGCTCGACTACTACCGACGCGCCATTTTCGTCCCGCAACCAGGCCCCACAACGAGCAGCGCGAACTCAGCTGCGACAGCCGCAAGCAAGGCCTACCAGCGGTTTTTGTAA
- the cmrA gene encoding mycolate reductase (Catalyzes the final step in mycolic acid biosynthesis.), whose protein sequence is MALPLPSMHARALVTGASQGIGRAMARDLAEMGHNLILVARREDVLNSLATELEERFGVTVEVRAVDLAEHNARRALIDEISSREINILISSAGIASFGPFKDADWNYELNQFHLNATACFELTHAVLPGMLSRGQGAICNVGSLAGDMVIPNNATYIFTKSGLNKFTEALHYELRGTGVTCTLLAPGPVREAVIPESEKTIVDRVVPDAVWTTYESCSRETLEAMAAGRRRVVPGPLAKVMEVVTNVAPTRVIAPIIGNFYRKMGA, encoded by the coding sequence ATGGCACTGCCTCTCCCCTCCATGCACGCCCGCGCGCTGGTCACCGGCGCCAGCCAGGGCATTGGGCGCGCGATGGCCCGCGACCTCGCCGAGATGGGTCACAATCTGATTCTGGTGGCGCGTCGCGAAGACGTCCTCAACTCGCTCGCTACCGAACTCGAAGAGCGTTTTGGCGTGACGGTGGAGGTCCGCGCCGTGGACCTGGCCGAGCACAACGCTCGCCGCGCGCTTATCGACGAGATCAGCTCCCGAGAAATCAACATTCTCATCTCCTCGGCTGGCATCGCCTCCTTCGGCCCCTTCAAAGATGCGGACTGGAACTACGAGCTCAACCAGTTCCATCTCAATGCCACCGCGTGCTTCGAACTCACCCACGCCGTGCTGCCAGGGATGCTTTCCCGAGGCCAAGGGGCGATTTGCAATGTCGGCTCGCTGGCCGGCGACATGGTGATTCCTAACAACGCCACCTATATCTTCACCAAGTCGGGCCTGAACAAGTTCACCGAGGCGCTGCACTACGAACTGCGTGGCACAGGTGTGACCTGCACTCTGCTTGCCCCTGGCCCAGTTCGAGAGGCAGTTATTCCCGAGTCCGAGAAAACCATTGTGGATCGGGTGGTCCCGGACGCCGTATGGACCACCTACGAATCCTGCTCCCGCGAGACCCTCGAAGCCATGGCCGCTGGACGACGTCGCGTCGTGCCCGGCCCGCTGGCCAAAGTGATGGAAGTGGTCACCAACGTCGCCCCGACACGAGTGATCGCACCGATCATCGGTAACTTCTACCGAAAGATGGGTGCCTAG
- a CDS encoding IS30 family transposase, with the protein MSPRYLCIEERELIFDLHRQGFGVRAIARRLGRAPSTISKELRRNQDDFGLYLPTHAQRTSTLRRFRPKKRKIDLVPGLWETIFAMLRDKLSPEQIAGRLRKDYPDDDTMHVCAETIYQALFFQAKGELKKEIAACLRQGRTVRKPRGQRIPRRRFVDPMVMISDRPADVEDRAVPGHWEGDLILGKGNTSAIGTLVERSTRYVMLLHLPDGHDAVAVRNALVTAINGLPEHLKGSLTWDQGSEMAGHKSFTIATDCPVYFCDPASPWQRGSNENTNGLLRQYFPKGTDLSVHTAEDLEFVAMQLNRRPRKTLNFDTPAERMAQLLDKET; encoded by the coding sequence ATTTCACCGCGTTATCTCTGTATTGAAGAACGTGAGCTTATTTTCGACTTGCATCGGCAAGGCTTCGGTGTGCGTGCCATCGCCCGGCGGTTAGGGCGCGCACCGTCAACGATCAGCAAAGAGCTACGCCGTAACCAGGATGATTTCGGCCTGTATTTACCCACCCATGCACAGCGCACATCAACGCTTCGCAGATTCCGGCCGAAAAAACGCAAGATCGACCTCGTCCCAGGTTTATGGGAGACCATCTTTGCCATGCTGCGTGACAAGCTCTCTCCGGAACAGATCGCAGGGAGGTTGCGCAAAGACTATCCAGACGATGACACTATGCACGTGTGTGCTGAAACTATCTACCAAGCATTGTTCTTCCAGGCTAAAGGCGAGTTAAAGAAAGAAATCGCAGCATGCCTGCGACAAGGGCGCACAGTGCGTAAACCTCGCGGGCAGCGTATCCCTCGGCGGCGATTTGTTGACCCTATGGTCATGATTTCCGATCGGCCAGCCGACGTAGAAGATCGAGCTGTCCCAGGGCATTGGGAAGGTGACCTCATCTTAGGTAAAGGAAACACATCAGCTATCGGCACCCTCGTGGAAAGATCCACCAGGTATGTCATGCTATTGCACCTACCCGATGGACATGACGCCGTAGCAGTAAGAAACGCACTGGTTACAGCGATCAATGGGCTACCTGAGCATCTCAAAGGCTCGTTAACCTGGGATCAAGGAAGTGAAATGGCAGGACATAAATCGTTTACCATCGCCACAGATTGCCCGGTGTATTTCTGTGACCCAGCCTCACCCTGGCAACGCGGCAGCAACGAAAACACCAACGGGCTCCTACGCCAGTACTTCCCTAAAGGCACAGACTTAAGCGTCCACACCGCCGAAGACCTGGAATTCGTTGCCATGCAGCTCAACAGACGACCACGAAAAACACTCAACTTCGATACCCCCGCAGAACGCATGGCACAATTGCTAGACAAAGAAACCTAG